In Mycolicibacterium mucogenicum DSM 44124, the following are encoded in one genomic region:
- a CDS encoding acyl-ACP desaturase: MAEKPVANALTLELEPVVDTELSRHLATEEAWYAHDYVPFEQGENFAFLGGTDWDASGVTLPKPVTDALEILLITKDNLAGYHRELVEHFILEDKWGRWLGRWTAEEHLHAIALRNYLVVTRQIDPTANEDVRVEHVMKGYRADKFSQIETLVFMAFFERAHAVFTRNLQAQIDEPVLAAMAGRIARDEERHEEFFANLVSHLLETHRDETIAAIAARAAGLEVIGADIDAYQDKVQVVADAGIFDGAALRTVISDRIKAWGLSDEPSLAQFI; encoded by the coding sequence ATGGCTGAGAAACCGGTTGCCAACGCACTGACCCTCGAGCTCGAGCCCGTGGTGGACACCGAGCTGTCCCGGCACCTCGCGACTGAGGAAGCCTGGTACGCCCACGACTACGTGCCGTTCGAGCAGGGTGAAAACTTCGCCTTTCTCGGCGGCACCGACTGGGACGCCTCCGGTGTCACGCTGCCCAAGCCGGTCACCGATGCGCTGGAAATTCTGCTGATCACCAAGGACAACCTCGCCGGCTACCACCGTGAGCTGGTCGAACACTTCATCCTCGAGGACAAGTGGGGCCGCTGGCTGGGCCGCTGGACCGCCGAGGAGCACCTGCACGCCATCGCGCTGCGCAACTACCTGGTGGTCACCCGCCAGATCGACCCGACCGCCAACGAGGACGTGCGCGTCGAGCACGTCATGAAGGGCTACCGGGCCGACAAGTTCAGCCAGATCGAGACGCTGGTCTTCATGGCGTTCTTCGAGCGGGCGCACGCCGTCTTCACCCGCAACCTGCAGGCCCAGATCGACGAGCCGGTGCTCGCCGCCATGGCCGGCCGCATCGCCCGCGACGAAGAGCGGCACGAGGAGTTCTTCGCGAACCTCGTCTCGCACCTGCTGGAGACGCACCGCGACGAGACCATCGCCGCCATCGCGGCCCGGGCCGCCGGCCTTGAGGTCATCGGTGCGGACATCGACGCCTACCAGGACAAGGTCCAGGTTGTTGCTGACGCCGGCATCTTCGACGGTGCGGCGCTGCGCACGGTCATCTCCGACCGCATCAAGGCGTGGGGGCTGAGCGACGAACCGTCGCTCGCTCAGTTCATCTAG
- a CDS encoding class II fumarate hydratase, producing MSDNVVEAEYRIEHDTMGEVRVPINALWRAQTQRAVENFPISFRGLERTQIRALGLLKGACAQVNKDLGLLDPEKADAIIAAAGEIADGLHDDQFPIDVFQTGSGTSSNMNANEVIASIAARNGVEVHPNDHVNMSQSSNDTFPTATHIAATEAAVRHLIPALEVLHESLANKARAWRTVVKSGRTHLMDAVPVTLGQEFGGYARQIEAGIERVKATLPRLGELAIGGTAVGTGLNAPDGFGAKVVEVLVNQTGIAELRTAADSFEAQAARDGLVEASGALKTIAVSLTKIANDVRWMGSGPLTGLGEIQLPDLQPGSSIMPGKVNPVLPEAVTQVAAQVIGNDAAVTVGGLSGAFELNVYIPMMARNVLESFTLLSNVSRLFASKCIDGLVANEDHLRTLAESSPSIVTPLNSAIGYEEAAKVAKEALKEKKTIRQTVIDRGLIGENLSLAELDKRLDVLAMAKVRDER from the coding sequence ATGTCCGACAACGTTGTCGAAGCCGAGTACCGGATCGAGCACGACACCATGGGCGAAGTCCGGGTGCCGATCAACGCCCTGTGGCGCGCGCAGACGCAGCGGGCCGTGGAGAACTTCCCGATCTCGTTCCGCGGCCTGGAGCGCACCCAGATCCGCGCGCTGGGTCTGCTGAAGGGCGCCTGCGCACAGGTCAACAAGGACCTGGGTCTGCTGGACCCCGAGAAGGCCGACGCGATCATCGCCGCCGCCGGTGAGATCGCCGACGGTCTGCACGACGACCAGTTCCCCATCGACGTGTTCCAGACCGGCTCGGGCACCAGCTCGAACATGAACGCCAACGAGGTCATCGCCTCGATCGCGGCGCGCAACGGTGTCGAGGTCCACCCCAACGACCACGTCAACATGTCGCAGAGCTCCAACGACACCTTCCCCACCGCCACGCACATCGCGGCGACGGAAGCCGCTGTGCGCCACCTGATCCCGGCCCTCGAGGTGCTGCACGAGTCGCTGGCCAACAAGGCCCGCGCGTGGCGCACCGTCGTCAAGTCCGGCCGCACCCACCTCATGGACGCGGTCCCCGTCACCCTGGGCCAGGAGTTCGGTGGCTACGCCCGCCAGATCGAGGCCGGCATCGAGCGCGTCAAGGCGACGCTGCCCCGGCTGGGTGAGCTGGCCATCGGCGGCACCGCCGTCGGCACCGGCCTGAACGCCCCCGACGGCTTCGGCGCCAAGGTCGTCGAGGTGCTGGTGAACCAGACCGGCATCGCCGAACTGCGCACCGCCGCAGACTCTTTCGAGGCCCAGGCCGCTCGCGACGGACTCGTCGAGGCGTCCGGCGCGCTGAAGACCATCGCGGTGTCGCTGACCAAGATCGCCAACGACGTGCGCTGGATGGGCTCCGGCCCGCTGACCGGCCTCGGCGAAATCCAGCTGCCGGACCTGCAGCCGGGCAGCTCGATCATGCCGGGCAAGGTGAATCCTGTTCTGCCCGAAGCGGTTACCCAGGTCGCCGCGCAGGTCATCGGCAACGACGCGGCCGTCACCGTCGGCGGCCTGTCAGGCGCCTTCGAGCTGAACGTCTACATCCCGATGATGGCCCGCAACGTGCTGGAGTCCTTCACGCTGCTGTCCAACGTCTCGCGGCTGTTCGCCTCCAAGTGCATCGACGGCCTCGTCGCCAACGAGGACCACCTGCGGACGCTGGCGGAGTCGTCGCCGTCGATCGTGACGCCGCTGAACTCGGCCATCGGCTACGAGGAAGCCGCCAAGGTGGCCAAGGAAGCCCTCAAGGAGAAGAAGACCATCCGGCAGACGGTCATCGACCGCGGCCTGATCGGCGAGAACCTCTCCCTGGCCGAGCTGGACAAGCGCCTCGACGTGCTGGCCATGGCGAAGGTCCGCGACGAGCGCTAG
- a CDS encoding NAD(P)H-quinone oxidoreductase — translation MPSAVLFDRPGDPDVLQWQAVAPVLPGPGEVVIGVEAAGINNADLLQRRGRYPVPPGAPRPLGLECAGTIVAVGEGVTGWSPGDQVCALLDGGGYADQVAVRATQVMPIPRGLSMIEAAAVPEVACTVYSNLAMVAGLTGGHTVLIHGAGGGIGTFAIQWAAAIGADVITTAGSDDKVRAGRDLGARTAINYRTEDFVAATLSATGGRGVDAILDVVGSSYLARNLDCLAPDGHLVVIGGSTEPAMLDLGLLMAKRASVTATMLRARPADQKAAIVAGVIREVLPLFDTRAIHPVVDTVVPLRDAGLAHRLLESGETVGKVILDNRVTAGCRG, via the coding sequence ATGCCCTCAGCAGTGCTGTTCGATCGCCCCGGCGACCCAGACGTCTTGCAATGGCAAGCCGTGGCCCCCGTACTTCCCGGCCCGGGCGAGGTGGTGATCGGCGTCGAGGCCGCCGGGATCAACAACGCCGACCTGCTTCAGCGGCGCGGACGGTACCCGGTGCCGCCCGGGGCGCCGCGGCCGCTCGGACTGGAATGTGCGGGAACCATCGTCGCAGTTGGCGAAGGCGTCACCGGTTGGTCGCCGGGCGACCAGGTGTGCGCTCTGCTCGACGGCGGCGGCTACGCCGACCAGGTGGCGGTTCGTGCGACCCAGGTGATGCCGATCCCGCGAGGGCTGAGCATGATCGAAGCCGCCGCGGTTCCGGAGGTGGCCTGCACGGTGTACTCCAACCTCGCGATGGTCGCCGGACTCACCGGCGGGCACACCGTGCTCATCCACGGCGCCGGTGGCGGCATCGGCACGTTCGCCATTCAATGGGCCGCCGCGATCGGGGCTGACGTCATCACGACCGCCGGCAGCGACGACAAGGTGCGCGCCGGGCGTGACCTCGGTGCGCGCACAGCGATCAACTACCGCACCGAGGATTTCGTCGCCGCCACGCTGTCGGCCACCGGAGGTCGGGGCGTTGACGCCATCCTCGACGTAGTGGGCTCGAGCTACCTGGCACGCAACCTCGACTGCCTGGCACCCGACGGACATCTGGTCGTCATCGGCGGTTCCACAGAGCCCGCGATGTTGGACCTCGGCCTGCTGATGGCCAAGCGAGCCAGCGTGACCGCCACGATGCTGCGGGCCCGCCCGGCCGATCAGAAAGCCGCGATCGTCGCCGGCGTCATCCGCGAGGTATTGCCCTTGTTCGACACAAGGGCAATCCACCCGGTGGTCGACACCGTCGTACCGCTACGCGATGCCGGGCTGGCTCACCGCTTGCTGGAGTCCGGCGAGACCGTCGGCAAGGTCATCCTCGACAACCGCGTCACGGCAGGGTGCCGGGGCTGA
- a CDS encoding DUF4245 domain-containing protein — protein MPAPDVVTEGQSVPVPRPAKDRLLQDGRDMFWSIAPLVVACIALAGMLGMCSFAPQGPGKGPAPQYDAPAALKADAAALRIPIRVPELPSGWHANSGSRGAIEAGRTDPVTKQPTRALTSKVGYLTAAGMFVALVQSNADEEKLVSSIHTGMYPTGAQDIGGVHWVVYEGAGEDQQGTEPIWTAKLDGPTGPSQVAVSGSASPADYRTLAEATQKAQPLP, from the coding sequence GTGCCCGCGCCCGACGTGGTCACCGAGGGCCAGTCGGTGCCGGTGCCGCGCCCGGCGAAGGACCGGCTGCTGCAGGACGGCCGCGACATGTTCTGGTCCATCGCCCCGCTGGTGGTGGCGTGTATCGCGCTGGCCGGGATGCTCGGGATGTGCTCGTTCGCGCCGCAGGGTCCGGGCAAGGGGCCGGCACCCCAGTACGACGCCCCGGCCGCGCTCAAAGCCGACGCCGCCGCGCTGCGCATCCCGATCCGGGTGCCGGAGCTGCCGTCCGGTTGGCACGCCAATTCCGGGTCGCGCGGTGCCATCGAAGCCGGTCGCACCGATCCCGTCACCAAGCAGCCGACGCGCGCGCTGACGTCGAAGGTCGGCTATCTGACCGCCGCGGGCATGTTCGTCGCGCTCGTCCAGAGCAACGCCGACGAGGAGAAGCTGGTGTCCTCGATCCACACCGGCATGTATCCGACCGGCGCGCAGGACATCGGCGGCGTGCACTGGGTGGTGTACGAGGGTGCCGGCGAAGACCAGCAGGGCACCGAACCGATCTGGACCGCGAAGCTCGACGGGCCGACGGGCCCGTCGCAGGTCGCGGTCAGTGGTTCGGCGAGTCCGGCGGACTATCGGACTCTGGCTGAGGCGACGCAGAAGGCGCAGCCGCTGCCTTAA
- the glpX gene encoding class II fructose-bisphosphatase — protein MTPSRREAPDRNLALELVRVTEAGAMAAGRWVGRGDKEGGDGAAVDAMRELVNSVSMRGVVVIGEGEKDHAPMLYNGEEVGNGDGPDCDFAVDPVDGTTLMSKGMPNAISVLAVSERGTMFDPSAVFYMNKIAVGPDAADVIDITVPIGENIRRVAKRLNESVADVTVCILDRPRHAQLISEVREAGARIRLISDGDVAGAISACRPESGTDILAGIGGTPEGIIAAAAIRCMGGAIQAVLAPTDDDERQRALDRGYDLERVLTTEDLVAGDNVFFCATGVTDGDLLNGVRYFAGGCTTQSIVMRSKSGTVRMIEAYHRLSKLNEYSAVDFTGDLSAAHPLP, from the coding sequence ATGACGCCTTCGCGCCGGGAAGCCCCAGACCGCAACCTCGCCCTCGAACTGGTCCGCGTGACCGAAGCCGGCGCCATGGCAGCCGGCCGCTGGGTCGGCCGTGGCGACAAGGAAGGCGGCGACGGCGCGGCCGTCGATGCCATGCGTGAGCTGGTCAATTCGGTCTCGATGCGCGGTGTCGTGGTCATCGGCGAGGGCGAGAAGGACCACGCCCCGATGCTCTACAACGGCGAAGAGGTCGGCAATGGCGACGGCCCCGACTGCGACTTCGCCGTCGACCCGGTCGACGGCACCACCCTGATGAGCAAGGGCATGCCCAACGCCATCTCGGTGCTGGCGGTCTCCGAGCGCGGCACCATGTTCGACCCGTCGGCCGTCTTCTACATGAACAAGATCGCCGTCGGCCCCGACGCTGCAGACGTCATCGACATCACCGTGCCCATCGGCGAGAACATCCGCCGCGTCGCCAAGCGCCTCAACGAGTCGGTCGCCGACGTCACGGTGTGCATCCTGGACCGGCCCCGCCACGCCCAGCTGATCAGCGAGGTCCGCGAGGCCGGCGCGCGCATCCGGCTGATCTCCGACGGCGACGTCGCCGGCGCCATCTCGGCCTGCCGCCCCGAATCCGGCACCGACATCCTGGCCGGTATCGGCGGCACCCCGGAGGGCATCATCGCCGCGGCCGCCATCCGCTGCATGGGCGGCGCGATCCAGGCCGTCCTCGCCCCCACCGACGATGACGAGCGCCAGCGGGCCCTCGACCGCGGCTACGACCTCGAGCGCGTGCTCACCACCGAAGACCTGGTCGCCGGCGACAACGTCTTCTTCTGCGCCACCGGCGTCACCGACGGCGACCTGCTCAACGGTGTGCGTTACTTCGCCGGCGGTTGCACCACCCAGTCGATCGTGATGCGCTCGAAGTCCGGCACCGTCCGGATGATCGAGGCCTACCACCGGCTGTCCAAGCTCAACGAGTACTCCGCGGTGGACTTCACCGGGGACCTCTCCGCCGCACACCCCCTGCCGTAG
- a CDS encoding PhoH family protein: MSDSQVRTYVLDTSVLLSDPWACTRFAEHEVVVPLVVISELEGKRHHHELGWFARQALRMFDDLRLEHGRLDQPIPVGTQGGTLQVELNHVDQSVLPSGFRTDTNDHRILACAANLAAEGKRVTLVSKDIPLRVKAGAVGLTADEYHAQDVVTSGWTGMTEMDASPEDIDTLFADGEVDLLEARDLPCHTGIRLLGGTSHALGRVNAEKRVQLVRGDREVFGLRGRSAEQRVALDLLLDESVGIVSLGGKAGTGKSALALCAGLEAVLERRTQRKVVVFRPLYAVGGQDLGYLPGSESEKMGPWAQAVFDTLEGLASPAVLEEVLSRGMLEVLPLTHIRGRSLHDSFVIVDEAQSLERNVLLTVLSRLGSGSRVVLTHDVAQRDNLRVGRHDGVAAVIEKLKGHPLFAHITLMRSERSPIAALVTEMLEEISPGTLP, translated from the coding sequence GTGTCTGATTCGCAGGTCCGTACCTACGTGCTCGATACCTCCGTGTTGCTGTCCGATCCCTGGGCATGCACGCGTTTCGCTGAGCACGAAGTGGTTGTCCCCCTGGTGGTCATCAGTGAGCTGGAGGGTAAACGCCACCACCACGAACTGGGCTGGTTCGCCCGGCAGGCCCTGCGCATGTTCGATGACTTGCGATTGGAACACGGTCGGTTGGATCAGCCGATTCCTGTTGGGACGCAAGGGGGAACGCTCCAGGTCGAGCTGAACCACGTCGACCAGTCGGTGCTGCCCTCGGGCTTCCGCACCGACACCAACGACCACCGCATCCTCGCCTGCGCCGCCAACCTCGCGGCCGAGGGCAAGCGAGTCACGTTGGTCAGCAAAGACATTCCGCTGCGCGTCAAGGCCGGCGCGGTGGGCCTGACTGCCGACGAGTACCACGCGCAGGATGTCGTGACGTCCGGCTGGACCGGCATGACCGAGATGGACGCCTCGCCGGAAGACATCGACACGCTGTTCGCCGACGGCGAGGTGGACCTGTTGGAAGCGCGGGATCTGCCGTGCCACACCGGAATCCGCCTGCTCGGTGGCACGTCGCACGCGCTCGGTCGGGTCAACGCCGAGAAGCGGGTGCAGTTGGTCCGCGGTGACCGCGAAGTGTTCGGCCTCCGGGGAAGGTCAGCCGAACAACGCGTCGCCCTCGATCTGCTGCTCGACGAGTCCGTCGGCATCGTCTCCCTCGGCGGCAAGGCCGGTACCGGTAAGTCGGCGCTGGCGCTGTGCGCGGGGCTCGAGGCGGTGCTCGAGCGCCGCACCCAGCGCAAGGTCGTCGTGTTCCGGCCGCTGTATGCCGTTGGCGGACAAGACCTCGGCTACCTGCCGGGCAGCGAGAGCGAGAAGATGGGCCCGTGGGCGCAGGCCGTCTTCGACACCTTGGAAGGCCTGGCCAGCCCGGCCGTGCTGGAAGAGGTGCTGTCCCGCGGAATGCTGGAAGTGTTGCCGCTGACCCACATTCGCGGCCGCTCGCTGCACGACTCGTTCGTCATCGTCGACGAGGCCCAGTCACTCGAGCGCAACGTGCTCCTGACCGTGCTGTCCCGGCTGGGCTCGGGCTCTCGGGTGGTGCTCACGCACGACGTGGCACAGCGCGACAACCTGCGCGTCGGCCGGCATGACGGTGTCGCCGCGGTGATCGAGAAGCTCAAGGGGCACCCCCTGTTCGCGCACATCACCCTGATGCGCAGCGAACGCTCGCCGATTGCCGCGCTCGTCACCGAGATGCTCGAGGAGATCAGCCCCGGCACCCTGCCGTGA
- a CDS encoding polysaccharide deacetylase family protein, protein MPRRPDSPFWSYWRTVLGVCAGVTIVVVGCQTGNVAKADEVDCSKYKCIALTFDDGPSPYTDRLLKILQDNDAKATFFEIGNKVAANPAGAKRVVDAGMELGSHTWEHPNMTTIPPEFIAGQFSKASDAIEKATGQRPKLVRTAGGLINDQVLAEAKKQGLADINWDVIPFDWANDSNTAATRYMLMSQIKPNSVVLFHDTYSSTVDLVQQFIPVLKANGYHMVTVSHMVGHREPGTSYGSRENGPPVNDLTDIPPAEIPTLPNTPSPPPMPNIPITDIPGANSGGSNNGQ, encoded by the coding sequence GTGCCACGCCGACCCGATAGCCCGTTCTGGTCCTATTGGCGAACCGTCCTCGGCGTGTGCGCCGGTGTGACGATCGTCGTGGTCGGGTGCCAGACCGGCAATGTCGCCAAGGCAGACGAGGTCGACTGCAGCAAGTACAAGTGCATTGCGCTGACCTTTGATGACGGTCCCAGCCCGTACACCGACCGGCTGCTGAAAATCCTGCAGGACAACGACGCCAAGGCGACGTTCTTCGAGATCGGCAACAAGGTCGCCGCCAACCCCGCCGGCGCCAAGCGCGTCGTCGACGCCGGGATGGAGCTGGGCAGCCACACCTGGGAACACCCCAACATGACGACGATCCCGCCGGAGTTCATCGCGGGTCAGTTCAGCAAGGCCAGCGACGCCATCGAGAAGGCCACCGGCCAGCGGCCGAAGCTGGTGCGCACCGCGGGCGGCCTGATCAACGACCAGGTGCTCGCCGAGGCGAAGAAGCAGGGCCTGGCCGACATCAACTGGGACGTCATCCCGTTCGACTGGGCCAATGACTCCAACACCGCGGCGACCCGCTACATGCTGATGAGCCAGATCAAGCCGAATTCGGTGGTGCTGTTCCACGACACCTACTCGTCGACGGTCGATCTGGTGCAGCAGTTCATCCCGGTCCTCAAGGCCAACGGCTACCACATGGTGACCGTCAGCCACATGGTCGGCCACCGTGAGCCGGGCACCAGCTATGGCAGCCGGGAGAACGGCCCGCCGGTCAACGACCTGACCGATATCCCGCCGGCGGAGATTCCGACGCTGCCCAACACCCCGTCGCCGCCGCCGATGCCGAACATCCCGATCACCGACATCCCGGGCGCCAATTCCGGCGGCTCCAACAACGGTCAGTAG